A window of the Lolium perenne isolate Kyuss_39 chromosome 7, Kyuss_2.0, whole genome shotgun sequence genome harbors these coding sequences:
- the LOC127312568 gene encoding uncharacterized protein, protein MSSPSQLQQLEQLMEANAHSDSLAEIRKFIFQVGHGPDVLNTSYFKERIRGIANEVQVAIPTYESLLLEELKETQSRERELKQEWEKSGCSVILDSWGSQCGKKSFISVLVHCRKGMLFLRSKDVSAIIEDVDMLEEMISCVVDEVGASNIVQVVMNDASPYMQNARHRVLKNHGYSFFFPLCADFCINFLLGKIAALGHISEVLTKAKELTRFIHGNEMPVKLVGNSEIVSNSCLKYVAAFLTLEKLVSERANLVEMFNSPEWASSDWDASSTFRYICHIVKTDAFWCAAADVLKVTIPFVKVLFKLEREDCPMGILYDAMDCAKEEVMRNVGDKHGDILSWVDKIWDIYLHSPLHAAGYMLNPRVFYKDHACDDPEVISGIEACITRMANGNYDPKKVKAQTEVYRRKLGSLGSDSSAIKEMMELPQVCWWSVHGTDTAELQTLATRILSQTCFGAKRYNINWHVSEKVHEAKLFQDQDLYRGLEYVHYNMRLAGGKPLIGGLSGHQVGKPASLLGDWIWGPRHRH, encoded by the exons ATGTCTTCTCCATCACAGCTACAGCAATTGGAACAACTAATGGAGGCAAATGCTCACTCTGATTCTCTGGCAGAAAtacgcaagttcatctttcaagttGGACATGGGCCTGATGTTCTAAACACCTCATATTTCAAGGAGAGGATTCGTGGGATTGCTAATGAGGTTCAGGTTGCAATTCCTACATATGAATCACTTCTGCTGGaggaactaaaagaaacacagagccGTGAAAGGGAACTGAAGCAAGAATGGGAGAAAAGTGGTTGCAGTGTAATTCTGGATAGTTGGGGGAGCCAATGTGGTAAAAAAAGCTTCATAAGTGTTTTGGTACATTGCAGGAAAGGCATGTTGTTCCTCAGATCCAAAGATGTGTCTGCAATCATTGAGGACGTGGATATGCTAGAAGAAATGATTTCTTGCGTGGTTGATGAAGTTGGCGCCAGTAACATAGTTCAAGTTGTCATGAACGACGCATCACCATATATGCAAAATGCACGGCATAGAGTGCTGAAGAATCATGGCTATTCATTCTTCTTCCCTCTGTGTGCTGACTTTTGCATCAACTTTCTGCTTGGGAAAATTGCAGCACTTGGTCACATCAGTGAGGTTCTAACGAAGGCAAAGGAACTAACAAGGTTTATACATGGCAATGAGATGCCAGTTAAACTGGTTGGAAACAGCGAGATTGTGAGCAATTCTTGTTTGAAATATGTTGCTGCATTCTTGACACTAGAGAAGCTAGTTTCTGAGAGAGCAAATCTGGTGGAGATGTTTAACTCTCCTGAATGGGCTTCCTCTGATTGGGATGCTAGCAGTACATTCCGGTATATCTGCCACATAGTGAAGACAGATGCATTTTGGTGTGCTGCGGCTGACGTTTTGAAGGTTACAATTCCATTTGTCAAGGTGTTGTTTAAATTAGAGCGTGAAGATTGTCCAATGGGTATCTTGTATGACGCCATGGATTGTGCTAAAGAGGAGGTAATGCGCAATGTTGGAGATAAGCATGGTGATATTTTGTCTTGGGTTGACAAGATATGGGATATTTACTTGCATTCCCCACTGCATGCTGCTGGTTACATGCTAAACCCAAGGGTCTTTTACAAAGACCATGCCTGTGACGATCCTGAGGTCATCAGCGGTATTGAGGCCTGCATCACCCGAATGGCCAACGGTAATTATGATCCAAAGAAAGTCAAAGCACAAACTGAAGTATATAGAAGAAAATTGGGTTCTTTGGGTTCAGATTCATCAGCAATTAAGGAAATGATGGAATTACCACAAG TTTGTTGGTGGTCGGTGCATGGGACTGACACAGCTGAGCTGCAAACCCTTGCGACCCGGATCTTAAGCCAAACATGCTTTGGCGCTAAAAGGTACAACATTAACTGGCACGTATCTGAGAAGGTGCATGAGGCGAAGCTATTTCAGGACCAGGACCTGTACCGCGGGTTGGAGTATGTCCACTACAATATGCGTCTCGCCGGTGGTAAACCACTCATAGGAGGTCTTTCTGGGCATCAGGTCGGTAAACCTGCCAGTCTGCTGGGTGATTGGATCTGGGGTCCACGGCATCGCCATTGA